gttcgttgcctaagtcttttgattttaaaaaagcataaacaatgtGTTGAGTTTAGTGCattttaaagcataattatgaaataattaGCACATCAAAttgagtttgctgctttgctgttcaagttcgttgcctaagttcTTTGTTTTCAGACGTAAACAATTCAGAAATTCAGCTTAGCATTTAGGCTTAGAAAATATGTTGAAGTTTGCGCTCTTTTTGGAATTTTGAGCAACTTTATcaacaagcaaattattgctgctatgtattttgttttgcttggaatggatatttgaatatttaccCTTCACAACATCCCCATCACGCTCCTCGGCCTGAGACTTGATGTCACCGGTATGGGGATCCTTGATGCCATAGTTGAAGGAGTATTTGGGATAGGCCACAGGCTCAGCATGCACAGCATGGGCAAGCACTGGAGCATGATGCACCGACAACAGCGACGGACCATAGTGACCCAACTCAATGGGCACAGCCTGAGCAGCGGCGAACAGCAGAGCGATGGCAACAAAGTactgcaaaaggcaaagcataAGTTCTTTGCTGCATGGAAACACTTTTCTATTTTgtggttgtagttgttgttattgttggtgttATATACCTTCATATTTGTATTGAGCACAGAACGCGACGCGAGCTATGAGAGAGGACGAAGGATTCGTGTGTTGAGACTAAAGCTGAACTGGCACTAGAAGGCACACGGCTAGACTAATGAACGCTGTTTGGTAAAGCACGAAATCGTAAGCTGAACTGATGTTTGTAGCGATGaccaaaagtatttatatacgcgagcagcagcagcagcagcaacagcgacggcagcagcagcaacaagttgagttgcagctgcagcaagttaAGAGAGGCAAGCGTGGCACAGCGAGCGGGAGGTAGGTTTAGAGTCTCAGAGCTAGGCAGACCACGCATATGCCGGCTtaggttgttgttgttgttgttgttgctgttgggtgCGGCATTTTGCTTGAGTTTTGAGCAGGCGTTGAgtgactttttgtttatttattttcaactctaatttttgtatttttttcggCTGTATTAACAGTTAAGGACGCAGCAATTGAAAGTGACACTTTACcgctttggttgttgttgttattgctgctgctgctgctgctgtaattatTGATTGAATGTTGGTAATTACGTCGCAGCTCTCACACTCTGCGTATATTATTTACCATAAATGTGACAGTCAACGGGGCGGCTTTATAATTACAccaacacttgcagcagcaacagcaacaacaacaacacagcttgacgcaatttgttgcacgACAGAACTTTTTGGGCTTTTGGCAtgcagttgttgccacatatgctttaaattgttgttgctacgcATAGCAAATGTTGTGAActcaaaattaaacatatttttatagcgagcaatttaaattgctgagCTTGAGCGTTGAAAGTTTGCAGATATTCGTGGTTAGTTCAACTTTAGGCAGATTTATTGTTGTACtttttgtgttaaatattctctaaaatttttacttaatttagattaaattaattggtCTTTAAAAAGTACTACAACTTTATTTAACGAATTTCAACATACAACatctaatatttaaattaaatatttaaattttaattaaaatttttacgcCTAACAAATTCTTGTATAAACTTTTATGACAGTTGCTTAatgatttgaatatttaagaCAGTTGtctaaaaatttgaatatctTGTATAAACTTCTATGACATTTGtctaataatttgaatatataagtGTAACTAACTGATACTGAATCGTGCTTATTGCAGCTTTCGATAGTTATAAAACCCAATTCTCATATAAATTTATCTGTACGTTCATCAGTCTATGCCGCTCTGAGGGcgttataaattgtatatttagcttaaatgcCCAACATGTCACATTTGCTACACGTTCaacttaaatttgctttattgttgcACCGCCCCCATGCGGACAATGCAGCTTATTGTGGCAGCAACGCGAGCCCAAGCAATATGTTCTGGCAtgacatacaaaaaaaaaaaataaaatatgatcATATCTTAGCCTGGGAACACAACAAAACGCGgctgtgtgcaaaaaaaagaaaagacaaAATCGCAAACAGAATCGACTTAcataaaattgagtttaaaaaCGGCGACAATGTTTGAAACAATTGTGGGGCCACGtagcacaaaatgcaaacatttgtggcaacaacgtAGCTTGGCTTGCAACTAGCGCTGGGGCAAACAAGTTGGCCACGTCACGATCGCGATCGCACTTTGACAGTGCCACaaacgtttgttgttgttgttgttgcttgtggcgCGTACAGTTGGTTAGTTGGTcagtgcaacatgcaacaagccGATTGCGTAACATATAACCAAACAGTTTTAGAGTCACtgtgcttgtttgtgtgtgggcgaGCTGCGTTAATTGCTTGCAGCACCTGCCAGCGCCAACTATCAACGCATGCCACAGCGTTGCAGCCACGCCATAGATCAAACGTTTAGCAATTGCCTTCAAATCTGCGCAGAAACTAGAACACGACTTTAATcttgatttatgcgctgcatgcaaaatatatatgtatacaatatatatatatattcttagaCATTTAAACGCactttgatttttgattttcaattgctttgcgACATTGATATATGTTGACTTCACTTTAGAAAGGCCTTAGGCTTGTGCATTTGTAATCAAtacggcgtatgcgtaactttTGCCAGTTGCATCCGGCAATTAGCTGAGCAGCTTATTAAGCCAGCGGAAGCTACTCTACATTACATTTCCACATTGGTAATGCGAGACCTTAGCTGTAAGCAAATgctatattacgtatacgcagtgtgTGCGTTGAGCATGAGgcaatgtttgctttattttattagtaaCAATTGCTGTATTTAGAGCACAGCATGAGcgtaaaattgcatttcaaaaatattgctagaatattaattaaataattattatttgctacataatttttattaatttattttaagaattcCAAAGGCTTTCTTTTTCACATTCTAAGCTGCAAACAAGAATTAAAacttcaaattttaataaaagttttgaatCATAGGCCCTACGATTTCAAAATACATGCAACTTTTAAAGTTCAGCAATATCTTATCTCATTTAAAGCTGCCGGCAATTCAGACCTTAGGCCTAAACTTTACAAATCTAacgaattttatataaaacaagcaaacattttgttatcCAAGCTGCctgaaaattgttgctgtggcttatGGCAACGCATCTCTggctaattaaaacattttcattgGACATTCTTGCACGTCAGCGTCCAAACGCATGCGCTGCACACAGCAACGTTTGAAGCTGCGGGGTCTGTTATTCTAAGCGTCACGCCATAAATCTTCAAATGGCGGCAATACGCTGGGGATGCTATTAATGCAACAagagagcgggagcgggagcgggagcgggagacTTGTCAATTAGTTAGCAcacaaaaatgccaaagagcGCTGCCAACCCAATTTTAGCTCAATTTTTAAGATAACTAAGTAGCTGCAAATGGTCAATGCGcggcgctctcgctcttgctctctctctctctctctctacacGAGACAAGCGTCAGGCATTACAGCATCAGCTGAAAACCTGACGTCGTTTGATCCACTTTCGTTTGCCGTTTCGCACATTTAATGCGATTTTGCGCATTTGCGCGTATGAATTAAGCGTGTGAtgaaattggcagcagcagcagctgcaagtggaGCACTTGGCTGGCTTtggcaattgccaattggctGCGCCTGATTGAAGCCAATCGAACGCAACATGCAACGCACACGCTTCGCTGCAagttttgagtttgagttacgcaaagcaaattacaaactaataaattgaaacgaaagatttattataaatttatcacAAGCATAACAAGTTAAtattcttctgctgcttcttcgcTGCTTTGGGACTGCTGCTTGGCATCCTCATAGCCCTCCTCGCTGCTGCCTTCATATTCTTCTGCCTCCTCATCGCCGCCGCCTTCTTCATGCTCAGCGTCGTCCTCAGTCTCTTGCTGCGGCTCATGCACTTTATATGGCGCTGGCACCTGCTCCTCTTCCTCTTCTTCCTCATCGTCTGCCACTTCATTGTGCTCCACTTGCTGCTCCACAGCCGCAGCGCCTGCATCTGTCGCGCCATGTCCATGCAAACTCGCCACACCATTTGTAATCACCTCCGCTTGAAAGCCATGCGCATCATCCGCTGTATACTTGACCACACGCAGCGTGCCATCGGGATCCACCACACTAACCATaagtgttgttttttttttttttggcattaattgttgttaaaacaTTTGGCTTATGTATCGCTTTACCTGTAAACGCCGCGCACTTCGTCGCCGGAGCGCGTCTCTTTGCGATTTTGCAGCACGCGCGTTTTGCCATCTTCGACGCCATAGGCAAAGCTATACTCGGGTCGTGCCACATAATCTGCACCATACTCAGGCACTGTCACCAGTCGCTCCGGCCCCACCACCGGCCCCTCAAAACGCGTATACGAGTAACCCACTGCGCTGCAGCCAACGacgctgctcagcagcagcattagccACAAATTCAAGACGCGTGCCATTGTAATACGGAAGCACAaacaacttgccacaagctgACGACGCGTCTTCATATGcgagctgtctgtctgtcagtctgtctgatttattgattgaatttcactgtttttaattgcaaacttttcgttttatttatttgctgcgcaTTTGTGCACAACTCTCgtgttatttttgcatttggaCTAAGCGTCAAAACTTGCACTTTTGTCGTATTTATAGCCCACACACAGCCTCTGGCGAAAGGTCTACACCACACAATTCAGCATTGTTTTTAACACATTTCCGCAAATTATGCGCTTCACTGAGCAATTGGCAGGCAACTGTAACGCCGTCGAACACAAGTGCaagagccgcagcagcaagagtTCAGTTGAGCGCAAGAGTgaatataaagaaattataaagaaaatctGCTCTGATAGATTGAATCATCAAATATGCCGCAgcgtcttttatttttaaattgaagacTAGTTTCAATGCTAAACAATTTCTTATAAGAAGTGCTTTGATTTTAAGTTTTGGGCAGaagaataaatattcaaataaattttattattcgtagcataaaataaaaagcccTAAtgagtaatatttttattgtaaaatttaagaaattactAACAAGAAATTATTTGTATGCCCACTGTTTACAACTGATCAAAGCGCTTAaactaataatataaaattcacttattaaattctttcaaaagcagcagcgagcaaaTTAGAAGCTGCATATCCAAAATTTCCAAACTGCAGTTGGTTATCGCCGACAGTTTAAGACGCTGTATATAGATAATGTCCTTGCTCAGTCCTAAATATTAATACAGACTGATAAACTTGACTATACATCCAGTCCAAATCATTGCAATTGCTTCTACTATGATTGTGAATCTTTTTTAACTAAACTATTAAACCAGTCGCACATTTTTAGATGTCTCAATCAttttttcattgaatttttatacataaactGCTACACACCCACTTGCTGCCCTACCCGCCATCAAAGCTGTTGAAATGCTGAAATACATCattttcaacatattttattttatgttgaaGTTGTTTTTATCGCGGCGTGACTTGCTCGCTGATTGAACAATTAATAGCATTGAGTGTTGCTGTTAAGacataagcaacaattttagaaGATGCATAAAAATCGCTTTAAGTGCGTTCAGCTGATTATTAAATGGCTGCTTAAGCGATTTGCTCATGATAAGCCAAAgcgcaactaaaaatattgaaaacaaaacttgactgcagcaaacgcagctgcaaatttttatatgacGCTTTGACCTTTATACTCTGGCGAGGGTTCCGCCAAAAGAAATATGGCTATTATTTTGACTACTTCTAATTTATAAGCGACTCGCATTGTTGTCTGTCGAGtgtggtggttgttgttgctgccacattggCTGTTTTGTTGCATGAAAAATGCATATATCATTGGCCTCTGGTACTTGCTGGCTGTTTGTTTGGGCACATAGCGCGCACACACAGTAGCCCAAGCGTACCAGACAGCTGGCCAGACCAGCAAACAGACTCAACAGCGTTTGAGGCTGCTGTGAGCTGAGCCTCTGAGCTTGAGACTCTTGAGAGGCGGGTAACGGCATCGTGGgaaaacttgttgttgctcgctGTGGCGCTTAATTACCCATTACACAAATGCAACTTGGTAGCTAGTGTATGGTTTTAGCCATAACCTAACCTAAGCTTAAACTGCAGTTAGCAGTTGTGGCGAAGAGAGCATTAGC
The DNA window shown above is from Drosophila busckii strain San Diego stock center, stock number 13000-0081.31 chromosome 3L, ASM1175060v1, whole genome shotgun sequence and carries:
- the LOC108598563 gene encoding cuticle protein 8 is translated as MKYFVAIALLFAAAQAVPIELGHYGPSLLSVHHAPVLAHAVHAEPVAYPKYSFNYGIKDPHTGDIKSQAEERDGDVVKGQYSLVEPDGSVRTVDYTADDHHGFNAVVHKTAPKIIAHAPVVHAPVLAHAPLLHHY
- the LOC108599275 gene encoding uncharacterized protein LOC108599275 yields the protein MKTRRQLVASCLCFRITMARVLNLWLMLLLSSVVGCSAVGYSYTRFEGPVVGPERLVTVPEYGADYVARPEYSFAYGVEDGKTRVLQNRKETRSGDEVRGVYSVVDPDGTLRVVKYTADDAHGFQAEVITNGVASLHGHGATDAGAAAVEQQVEHNEVADDEEEEEEEQVPAPYKVHEPQQETEDDAEHEEGGGDEEAEEYEGSSEEGYEDAKQQSQSSEEAAEEY